A genomic region of Pyrus communis chromosome 14, drPyrComm1.1, whole genome shotgun sequence contains the following coding sequences:
- the LOC137714370 gene encoding uncharacterized protein has translation MAKFFQKYGIKQHMSMLRYPQGNRQAKSSNKMILDCLKKSLTNKKGKWPDELPGYLWAYRTTKRQATGETPFSLAFGSEAIIHPNVIKLSIIALLPSIKQNSKEMATSLELAEEKREQTITRIAAYQ, from the coding sequence ATGGCGAAGTTTTTCCAAAAGTATGGtatcaagcagcacatgtccatgctgagatatcctcaaggcaatagGCAGGCCAAATCATCCAATAAGATGATCCTTGACTGCCTTAAGAAATCCCtcaccaacaagaagggaaaatggccagacgaactcCCCGGAtatctatgggcatatcgcaccaccaaaagacaAGCAACCGGTGAgactcctttctctttggcatttggctcagaagcaatcattcatccTAATGTCATCAAGTTAAGTATCATCGCTCTATTACCAAGCATTAAGCAGAACAGTAAAGAGATGGCCACAAGCTTAGAACTGGCAGAGGAAAAGCGCGAGCAGACCATCACCCGTATCGCAGCCTACCAGTAA